One Fusobacterium russii ATCC 25533 DNA segment encodes these proteins:
- a CDS encoding ABC transporter ATP-binding protein produces MENKPILVAKNICITFGALKAVDNFNLEIKPKELVGLIGPNGAGKTTIFNILTGVYNATSGEYIFNGEKITKMATSKLVRKGLARTFQNIRLFKYLSVVDNVIAAYNFHMKYGIFSGMFRLPNFWKEEKEARAKAIELLKIFNLDKYADMHAGNLPYGEQRKLEIARAMATNPKILLLDEPAAGMNPKETEDLMNTIKLIRDKFGIAILLIEHDMKLVLGICERLIVLNYGTILASGDPSEVINNPKVIEAYLGKEEEE; encoded by the coding sequence ATGGAAAATAAACCAATATTAGTTGCAAAAAATATTTGTATCACTTTTGGTGCACTAAAAGCTGTTGATAATTTTAATCTTGAAATTAAACCAAAGGAATTAGTTGGGCTTATTGGACCAAATGGAGCTGGAAAAACTACTATTTTTAATATTTTGACGGGTGTCTATAATGCAACATCTGGTGAGTATATTTTCAATGGAGAGAAAATTACAAAAATGGCAACTTCTAAGCTAGTTAGAAAAGGTCTAGCACGTACTTTTCAGAATATAAGGTTATTTAAATATCTTTCAGTTGTTGATAATGTAATTGCTGCTTATAATTTTCATATGAAATATGGTATTTTTTCAGGTATGTTTCGTCTTCCTAATTTTTGGAAAGAAGAAAAAGAAGCCAGGGCTAAGGCCATAGAATTATTAAAAATTTTTAATTTAGATAAATATGCTGATATGCATGCAGGAAACTTACCCTATGGTGAACAAAGAAAATTAGAAATTGCAAGAGCCATGGCTACCAATCCTAAAATTTTACTTTTAGATGAACCGGCTGCAGGTATGAATCCCAAAGAAACTGAAGATTTAATGAATACAATTAAATTAATAAGAGATAAATTTGGAATAGCTATACTTCTTATAGAGCATGATATGAAACTTGTTCTTGGAATATGTGAAAGGCTAATAGTACTAAATTATGGAACAATTCTAGCCAGTGGTGATCCATCAGAAGTCATAAATAATCCAAAAGTAATTGAGGCTTATTTAGGTAAGGAGGAGGAAGAATAA
- a CDS encoding ABC transporter ATP-binding protein encodes MAMLEIRDLHVFYDNIHALKGISLKVEEGEVVSIIGANGAGKTTTLQTISGIISSKSGSILFEGRDITKEKAHNMCKLGIAQVPEGRRIFSKLAVKDNLKLGQFTIKDSAANKEKDRANFYKVFPRMSERKNQLAGTLSGGEQQMLAMGRALMSRPKLLILDEPSMGLSPLFVKEIFEVIKQLKEKGTTILLVEQNAKMALSISDRAYVIETGNITLEGNAKDLLHNDSVKKAYLGA; translated from the coding sequence ATGGCTATGTTAGAAATAAGAGATTTACATGTTTTTTATGATAATATACATGCTTTAAAAGGTATATCCTTAAAGGTAGAAGAAGGTGAAGTTGTATCTATAATAGGTGCCAATGGGGCTGGAAAAACTACGACTCTACAAACTATATCTGGAATTATAAGCTCTAAAAGTGGTTCAATCTTATTTGAAGGCAGAGATATCACTAAAGAAAAAGCTCATAATATGTGTAAACTTGGAATTGCACAAGTCCCAGAAGGAAGGAGAATCTTCTCAAAGCTTGCAGTAAAAGATAATTTAAAATTAGGGCAATTTACTATAAAAGATAGTGCTGCTAACAAAGAAAAAGACAGAGCTAATTTCTATAAGGTTTTCCCAAGAATGTCTGAGAGAAAAAACCAATTAGCAGGAACTCTATCTGGTGGTGAACAACAGATGTTAGCCATGGGAAGAGCACTTATGAGCAGACCTAAGCTTTTAATTCTTGATGAGCCTTCAATGGGGTTATCTCCACTATTTGTTAAAGAAATTTTTGAAGTTATCAAACAACTAAAAGAAAAAGGAACTACAATCCTTTTGGTTGAACAGAATGCAAAAATGGCACTTTCAATTTCTGATAGAGCTTATGTTATTGAAACAGGCAATATTACACTTGAAGGAAATGCAAAAGATCTACTCCATAATGATAGTGTAAAAAAAGCTTATCTTGGGGCTTAA
- a CDS encoding branched-chain amino acid ABC transporter permease: MNRSKKLSYLVTYILLVVLFIILSSLINTGIFSRYQIGIIILILINIILAASLNVTVGCLGQITLGHAGFMSVGAYTSALLTKHAIVSGIPGYLIALLVGGIVAGIIGFIIGIPALRLNGDYLAIITLAFGEIIRVLIEYFKFTGGAQGLTGIPRVNNFNLIYIISIVSVILMYSLMTSRHGRAILAIREDEIASEASGINTTYYKTFAFVLSAVFAGVAGGIYAHNLGVLGAKQFDYNYSINILVMVVLGGMGSFTGSILSAIVLTILPEALRGFAEYRMIIYPLILIIMMLFRPKGLLGREEFQISKVISYIKNKKRSDINGK, encoded by the coding sequence ATGAATAGAAGTAAAAAATTAAGTTATTTAGTGACATATATTTTATTAGTAGTTTTATTTATAATACTCTCTTCTCTTATAAATACAGGAATCTTTTCAAGATATCAAATAGGAATCATAATTTTAATATTAATAAATATAATTTTGGCTGCAAGTCTAAACGTTACAGTTGGTTGTTTAGGACAAATAACTCTAGGCCATGCAGGTTTTATGTCAGTTGGTGCTTACACTTCTGCACTTCTTACAAAACATGCAATTGTAAGTGGTATCCCCGGATATTTAATTGCTCTTTTAGTTGGTGGAATTGTTGCTGGAATCATAGGATTTATAATTGGAATTCCTGCCCTTCGTTTAAATGGAGATTATCTTGCTATCATAACCCTTGCCTTTGGAGAAATAATAAGAGTTTTAATAGAATACTTTAAATTTACTGGTGGTGCCCAAGGATTAACAGGTATTCCGAGAGTTAATAATTTCAATTTAATTTATATAATTTCAATTGTTTCTGTTATTCTAATGTATTCTTTAATGACAAGTAGACATGGACGAGCTATATTGGCAATTCGTGAAGATGAAATTGCGAGTGAAGCATCAGGAATTAATACAACATATTATAAAACATTTGCTTTTGTTTTATCCGCTGTATTTGCAGGGGTAGCTGGTGGAATTTATGCTCACAATCTAGGAGTTTTGGGGGCAAAACAATTTGATTATAATTATTCTATAAATATATTAGTTATGGTTGTTTTAGGAGGAATGGGAAGCTTTACTGGTTCCATTTTATCTGCAATAGTTCTTACTATTCTGCCAGAAGCTTTACGTGGTTTTGCAGAATACAGAATGATAATTTATCCTTTAATCTTAATAATTATGATGCTATTTAGACCTAAAGGATTGCTTGGAAGAGAAGAGTTTCAAATAAGTAAAGTTATAAGCTATATTAAAAATAAAAAGAGGAGTGATATAAATGGAAAATAA
- a CDS encoding ABC transporter substrate-binding protein produces MMKKFFITLVGLSMLLVACGEQKTEQKSESKVAETIKIGAMGPLTGPLAIYGISATNGTKLAIEEINANGGVLGKQLELNLLDEKGDTTEAVNAYNKLLDWGMVALVGDITSKPSVAVAELAAQDGLPMITPTGTQLNITEAGSNVFRVCFTDPYQGEVMAKFAKEKLNAKSVAIMVNNSSDYSDGVAKAFAEEATKQGLEVVAKEGYSDGDKDFRPQLTKIAGKNPDVLFVPDYYEQDSLIAIQAREIGLKSGIIGPDGWDGVVKTVDKSSYSAIEGVFFANHYSTKDESEKVQNFINNYKAKFNDEPSAFSALSYDTVYLIKAAIEKAESTDKEALVKAIKESQFEGVTGSLTFDEKNNPVKGITIIKIVNGDYTFDSVVSK; encoded by the coding sequence ATGATGAAAAAATTCTTTATTACTTTGGTTGGTTTATCTATGCTTTTAGTTGCATGTGGTGAACAAAAAACTGAGCAAAAATCTGAGTCTAAAGTAGCTGAAACTATAAAAATTGGAGCTATGGGACCTTTAACTGGACCTCTTGCAATCTATGGCATCTCTGCTACAAATGGTACAAAACTGGCTATTGAGGAGATTAATGCAAATGGTGGTGTACTTGGAAAACAATTAGAACTTAATCTTTTAGATGAAAAAGGTGATACTACAGAAGCTGTTAACGCTTACAATAAATTACTTGATTGGGGAATGGTAGCTTTAGTTGGTGATATAACTTCTAAACCAAGTGTTGCTGTTGCAGAACTTGCAGCTCAAGATGGGCTTCCTATGATTACACCTACAGGTACTCAGTTAAATATCACAGAAGCTGGTTCAAATGTATTCCGTGTATGTTTCACAGATCCTTATCAAGGTGAAGTTATGGCTAAATTCGCTAAAGAAAAATTAAATGCTAAATCTGTTGCTATTATGGTAAATAACTCAAGCGATTATTCTGATGGAGTGGCTAAAGCATTTGCTGAAGAAGCTACAAAACAAGGTCTTGAAGTTGTGGCAAAAGAAGGGTATTCTGATGGAGATAAAGATTTCAGACCTCAATTAACAAAAATTGCAGGAAAAAATCCAGATGTATTGTTTGTTCCTGATTACTATGAACAAGACAGTTTAATTGCTATTCAAGCTAGAGAAATTGGTTTAAAATCTGGAATAATAGGTCCTGATGGTTGGGATGGAGTCGTAAAAACAGTTGATAAATCTTCTTACTCAGCTATAGAAGGTGTTTTCTTTGCTAACCATTATTCTACAAAGGATGAATCAGAAAAAGTTCAAAATTTTATAAACAATTATAAAGCTAAATTTAATGATGAACCTTCTGCATTCTCTGCATTGAGTTACGACACTGTTTATCTAATTAAAGCTGCTATCGAAAAAGCTGAGTCCACTGATAAAGAAGCCTTAGTTAAAGCTATAAAAGAATCTCAATTTGAAGGTGTAACTGGTTCTTTAACTTTTGACGAAAAAAATAATCCTGTAAAAGGAATTACTATTATTAAAATAGTAAATGGAGATTATACATTTGATTCGGTAGTTTCTAAATAA
- a CDS encoding branched-chain amino acid ABC transporter permease, producing the protein MEFLLQIFNGLQIGSIYALVSLGYTMVYGIAQLINFAHGDIIMIGAYVSLFSIPIFNRFGLPVWLTVIPAIIICAFIGCIAERIAYRPLRNSPRISNLITAIGVSLFIENIFMKIFTPNTRSFPKVFNQSPFILGKVQISFGAVVTIVLTILLSIALHLFMKNTKYGKAMIATSQDYAASKLVGINVDKTIQLTFAIGSALAAVGSVLYVSAYPQVQPLMGSMLGIKAFVAAVLGGIGILPGAVLGGFILGIIESLTRAYLSSQLADAFVFAILIIVLLFKPTGILGKNLKEKV; encoded by the coding sequence ATGGAATTTTTACTTCAAATTTTTAATGGTTTACAAATAGGAAGTATCTATGCACTTGTATCCTTGGGATACACAATGGTGTATGGAATAGCACAGTTAATAAATTTTGCTCATGGAGATATAATTATGATAGGAGCATATGTTTCTCTTTTCTCAATTCCTATCTTTAATAGATTTGGCTTACCAGTTTGGCTAACTGTCATACCTGCAATTATAATCTGTGCTTTTATTGGCTGTATCGCAGAAAGAATTGCTTACAGACCTCTTAGAAATTCTCCAAGAATTTCTAATCTTATAACAGCAATAGGAGTGAGCTTATTTATAGAAAATATATTTATGAAAATATTTACTCCAAATACTAGATCTTTCCCTAAAGTTTTTAATCAAAGTCCATTTATTCTTGGGAAGGTTCAAATCAGTTTCGGAGCTGTTGTGACAATTGTTTTAACTATATTACTCTCAATAGCTTTACATCTATTTATGAAAAATACAAAATATGGTAAGGCCATGATTGCAACAAGCCAAGATTATGCAGCTTCTAAACTTGTTGGTATAAATGTTGATAAAACTATACAACTTACTTTTGCAATTGGAAGTGCACTTGCTGCAGTTGGCTCTGTACTATATGTTTCTGCATATCCTCAAGTCCAACCTCTTATGGGATCAATGCTTGGTATTAAAGCTTTTGTCGCAGCTGTGCTTGGTGGGATAGGTATTTTACCCGGTGCTGTGCTTGGTGGCTTTATATTAGGTATAATTGAAAGCCTTACAAGGGCATATTTATCTTCTCAATTGGCTGATGCTTTTGTTTTTGCAATTCTTATAATAGTTTTATTATTTAAACCAACTGGAATCTTAGGAAAAAATTTAAAGGAGAAAGTATAA
- the citF gene encoding citrate lyase subunit alpha encodes MKYNINAVGRQIPEYVEGMGELTPFKGVDAIKPEKKKAGAKLRMRVQQEKKIVESLEEAIKKSGLKDGMTISFHHHMRNGDAVVNMVLDIIAKMGIKDLTLAPSSLGTCHEPVIGHIKSGVITGIQSSGLRAPLGDEISKGILKKPVIIRSHGGRARAVEDGELHIDVAFLAAPSCDEMGNMNGRSGKSACGSMGYAKVDAQYADYVIAVTDNLVPFPNLPASIDQTMVDAVVVVDSIGDPKKIVSGAIRFSDNPRDLLIAKNAVKAIVNSGYFKDGFVYQTGAAGASLAVTKLLREEMIKQNIKASLGLGGITAQLVELHEEGLMDALFDTQSFDLDAVESIGKNPKHYEISASFYANPNTAGPAVNNLDFVMLGALEIDTNFNVNVMTKSNGVINEAVGGHQDTAVGAKMSVILAPLMRARIPIIVDKVTTVCTPGEAVDVICTDYGIVANPRRQDLIDKFTKAGLKLKTIQEMKDMAEKLTGKPEPIEFSDEIVGVLEYRDGSIIDVIKKIKE; translated from the coding sequence ATGAAATATAATATTAATGCAGTTGGAAGACAAATCCCAGAATATGTAGAAGGAATGGGAGAACTTACTCCATTTAAAGGTGTTGATGCAATAAAACCTGAAAAGAAAAAAGCTGGAGCAAAGTTAAGAATGAGAGTTCAGCAAGAAAAGAAAATTGTTGAAAGTTTGGAAGAGGCTATAAAAAAATCTGGTTTAAAAGACGGAATGACTATATCTTTTCACCATCATATGAGAAATGGGGACGCAGTTGTTAATATGGTATTGGATATCATAGCAAAAATGGGAATAAAAGATTTAACTCTTGCACCAAGTTCATTAGGAACTTGTCATGAACCGGTTATTGGACATATAAAAAGTGGTGTAATAACAGGAATACAATCAAGTGGTCTTCGTGCACCATTGGGCGATGAAATAAGTAAAGGAATTTTGAAAAAGCCTGTAATTATTAGAAGTCATGGTGGAAGAGCAAGAGCTGTTGAGGATGGAGAACTACATATAGATGTTGCTTTTTTAGCAGCACCTAGCTGTGATGAGATGGGAAATATGAATGGAAGAAGTGGTAAAAGTGCTTGTGGATCAATGGGTTATGCAAAAGTTGATGCACAATATGCAGACTATGTCATAGCAGTTACAGATAACTTAGTTCCATTTCCTAACTTGCCAGCAAGTATAGATCAGACAATGGTTGATGCAGTTGTAGTCGTTGATAGTATAGGAGATCCTAAAAAAATAGTTTCAGGTGCAATACGTTTTTCAGATAATCCAAGAGATTTATTAATTGCAAAAAATGCAGTTAAAGCAATAGTTAATTCAGGTTATTTTAAAGATGGTTTTGTTTATCAAACTGGAGCTGCCGGAGCTAGTTTGGCAGTGACTAAATTATTGAGAGAAGAAATGATTAAGCAAAATATAAAAGCTTCATTAGGTTTGGGAGGAATTACTGCACAATTAGTAGAACTTCATGAAGAAGGGCTTATGGATGCACTATTTGATACTCAAAGTTTTGATTTAGATGCAGTAGAATCTATTGGGAAAAATCCGAAACATTATGAGATAAGTGCATCATTTTATGCTAATCCAAATACTGCAGGTCCCGCAGTAAATAATTTAGATTTTGTAATGTTAGGTGCTTTAGAAATAGATACTAATTTTAATGTAAATGTTATGACTAAGTCAAATGGAGTTATAAATGAGGCTGTTGGTGGACATCAGGATACAGCTGTAGGGGCAAAGATGAGTGTTATTTTAGCCCCACTTATGAGAGCGAGAATCCCTATAATAGTTGATAAGGTAACAACAGTATGTACACCTGGAGAAGCAGTAGACGTTATTTGTACAGACTATGGAATAGTTGCAAACCCAAGAAGACAAGATTTAATAGATAAATTTACTAAGGCTGGACTAAAGTTAAAAACTATTCAAGAGATGAAAGATATGGCTGAGAAACTAACTGGAAAACCAGAGCCAATTGAATTTAGTGATGAGATAGTTGGAGTACTTGAATATAGAGATGGTTCTATAATTGATGTGATAAAGAAAATAAAAGAATAA